One genomic window of Vespula pensylvanica isolate Volc-1 chromosome 12, ASM1446617v1, whole genome shotgun sequence includes the following:
- the LOC122633286 gene encoding uncharacterized aarF domain-containing protein kinase 2-like, with translation MFKICTKIVRIFKVWRFSRYQNGGYAGRKSKYDIRREENRCHSTINRLGKINLIKRMISNMIFTVSHESDVRNKERYFRPLVKVEENGGFFSGIAEAILIIARLVVIMFAAIILATAFLMIRLTNSQVFPGILRRVIIFLGPTFIKFGQWMSTRKDLFPENVCNSLTHLQRNASCHSWLYTKNLLKATYGPNWRDVFVKFEDEIPIGSGCCAQVYKAWVDLNVHAGRIQEPRLSCFVEIIEYLNMGHFFTTLEKIFTTDEHEKIDKIGRKLQPVAVKVLHPGIKNQIKRDLKIMRVFSKLATYVVPELHWLSLTDCIDEFSLIMEQQVDMRLEANNLLRFTNNFVKTEEIVFPRPYMEFTRNEILVETFHEGSPISNYIDYEDNKVQHKLAKLGITMILKMVFSDNFIHCDLHPGNILVQEVKKQRSTFLDSFLSIISFDYTENDPRLVILDCGLVVSLNNRCRKHLRDIFRSVLMGNGELAAEYILEHTFHMTPDPDGFKTTMNNIVTAYLKNPGNFNNVNVSTVVSELFSAMVRHRVKQDGSFSSVILSMVVIEGLGRSLDPNIDIFSEVLPFVFNNTVYG, from the exons ATGTTTAAGATTTGCACAAAAATTGTGAGAATTTTTAAAGTTTGGAGATTTTCAAGATATCAAAATGGCGGATATGCAGGCAGGAAATCAAAATACGATATACGAAGAGAGGAGAATCGATGTCATTCGACGATAAACCGGCTCGGTAAGATAAACCTCATTAAGAGGATGATTTCCAATATGATCTTTACCGTCTCCCACGAGTCGGACGTcagaaataaggaaagataTTTTCGTCCGCTCGTAAAAGTCGAAGAGAACGGGGGTTTCTTTAGTGGTATAGCCGAAGCAATTTTGATAATCGCAAGGCTCGTGGTCATAATGTTTGCTGCCATTATCTTGGCCACGGCTTTTTTAATGATACGACTGACAAACTCTCAAGTTTTTCCGGGTATCTTACGAAGag tAATTATATTCCTGGGTCCAACTTTCATCAAATTTGGCCAATGGATGTCGACAAGAAAGGATCTATTTCCCGAAAACGTTTGTAATTCTCTAACTCATTTACAACGCAATGCATCATGCCATTCGTGGTTGTATACAAAGAATTTACTCAAAGCAACATACGGACCAAATTGGAGAGACGTTTTTGTCAAATTCGAAGATGAAATACCTATCGGTTCGGGATGTTGTGCCCAG GTTTACAAGGCGTGGGTCGATCTTAACGTTCATGCAGGAAGGATACAAGAGCCCCGGCTATCGTGTTTCGTCGAAA ttatcgaatatttaaatatgggACACTTCTTCACTACATtgg agaaaatatttaccacTGATGAACacgaaaagatcgataaaattggTAGAAAATTGCAGCCAGTTGCCGTTAAGGTTCTTCATCCTGGTatcaaaaatcaaataaa gagAGACTTGAAGATAATGCGAGTCTTCAGTAAACTCGCCACGTACGTCGTTCCGGAGTTACATTGGCTGAGTTTAACCGATTGTATCGAcgaattttcattgattatgGAACAACAA gTCGATATGAGATTAGAAGCTAATAATTTGTTaagatttacaaataattttgttaaaacggAAGAGATTGTTTTTCCACGCCCTTATATGGAATTTACACGTAACGAAATATTGGTAGAAACTTTCCACGAAGGCTCACCGATATCCAATTATATCGATTACGAGGATAATAAAGTGCAACATAAATTGGCGAAGCTCGGTATTACGATGATTCTTAAAATG GTATTCAgcgataattttatacattgcGATCTCCACCCGGGTAACATTTTGGTCCAGGAAGTAAAAAAACAGAGATCAACGtttctcgattcttttttGAGCATCATTAGCTTTGATTATACAGAGAATGATCCGAGACTGGTAATACTCGACTGTGGTTTGGTGGTATCCCTGAACAACCGTTGTCGAAAACATCTTCGAGATATCTTTCGATCGGTATTGATGGGAAac gGTGAACTCGCAGCGGAATATATATTGGAACATACTTTCCATATGACACCGGATCCAGATGGTTTCAAAACTACGATGAATAATATAGTTACGGCTTATCTTAAAAATCCAGGCAATTTTAATAAC GTGAATGTAAGTACCGTTGTGTCTGAATTATTTTCCGCGATGGTTCGTCACCGGGTGAAGCAGGACGGATCCTTTAGCAGCGTGATTCTCAGTATGGTAGTGATCGAGGGGCTCGGCCGAAGTCTAGATCCTAATATCGATATCTTCTCCGAAGTTCTTCCATTTGTTTTCAATAATACCGTGTAtggttaa